A region from the Manihot esculenta cultivar AM560-2 chromosome 13, M.esculenta_v8, whole genome shotgun sequence genome encodes:
- the LOC110630019 gene encoding HVA22-like protein k: MDIFGSNMTSDVGLRLLLSPLGSNVVVRTACCSVGVVLPVYSTFKAIEKKDQNEKQKWLIYWAAYGSLSLVEAFSDKLLSWVPMYYHVKFAFLVWLQLPSTDGATHLYRKHLRPFFSRHQARVDMVVGFAYGEMARIVSRHQAEFECARTIVLKIMGSADQTNKSRYDHSDEYLAIEGETRTSTSSDTLSDIDD, translated from the exons ATGGATATTTTCGGATCCAATATGACAAGCGAT GTTGGGCTACGGTTACTTCTCAGCCCACTTGGTTCTAATGTTGTCGTTCGAACAGCATG CTGTTCTGTAGGCGTTGTTTTACCTGTGTACTCTACATTCAAGGCAATCGAGAAGAAAGATCAAAATGAGAAACAAAAATGGCTAATATATTGGGCAG CATATGGTTCTCTCAGCCTTGTGGAAGCATTTTCAGACAAGTTGCTCTCGTG GGTTCCAATGTATTATCACGTGAAGTTTGCATTTCTAGTGTGGCTTCAACTTCCATCTACTGAT GGTGCAACGCACTTGTATAGGAAGCACCTGCGTCCTTTCTTCTCAAGACATCAAGCCAGAGTTGATATGGTTGTGGGCTTTGCTTATGGTGAAAtg GCTAGAATTGTCAGCAGACACCAAGCAGAATTTGAATGTGCTAGGACTATAGTCTTGAAGATCATGGGTTCAG CTGATCAAACAAACAAGAGTAGGTATGATCATTCAGATGAGTACCTGGCAATTGAAGGCGAGACAAGGACAAGCACAAGTTCCGATACTTTATCTGATATTGACGATTGA
- the LOC110630139 gene encoding scarecrow-like protein 15 produces MKVPVSSPQNNHHNHHQSPNSRPVSCNNNINSKYQLPYQQLYPEPTSVLDLCRSPSPVPAKQVSATDPSLEWDEHVLQAFDWDAIMKELDFHDDSAPTLKSFSQVNSYESVIHNQNLQEFAVPAQTDPSQFLHSDFGDACFNIPTQNLSSLDLSHNIGNWNIGFDIIQELIRAADCIDSNEIQLARVILDRLNHRLQSPVGKPLQRAAFFFKEALQFLLTGSPRPPTRLASWSEVVQTIRVYKAFSGISPIPMFTHFTANQALLETLDGSPPFLHVIDFDIGLGCQYASFMRELVEKADSCKLSSPVLRITAIVTEDYAIETQLIKQCLSQYAFELKIRFQIEFVLLRTFEVLSFKSINFMEREKTTVLLSPAFFRRLSSSISITAFATDLRRVSAGVVVVVDSEGWSESGSSSFRRNFVNGLEFFSMVFESLDAAAAGGDLARKIEMLLLKPRIFSFVEGCERRVATPWKEEFCGAGMRPMAFSQFADFQAECLLGKVQVRGFYVAKRQAELVLCWHERPLIATSAWKC; encoded by the coding sequence ATGAAAGTTCCCGTTTCTTCCCCACAAAATAACCACCACAATCATCATCAATCTCCCAACTCTAGGCCTGTTTCTTGCAACAATAATATTAACTCGAAATATCAGCTTCCGTATCAGCAATTGTATCCCGAACCCACCTCGGTTCTTGACTTGTGCAGAAGTCCGAGTCCGGTGCCTGCTAAACAGGTCTCTGCAACTGATCCATCTCTTGAGTGGGATGAGCATGTTCTGCAGGCTTTTGATTGGGACGCTATCATGAAAGAACTGGACTTTCATGATGATTCTGCTCCTACCCTTAAGAGCTTCTCTCAAGTCAATTCCTACGAGTCCGTAATTCACAACCAAAATCTCCAGGAGTTTGCTGTGCCTGCACAAACGGATCCTTCGCAGTTTCTTCATTCTGATTTTGGTGATGCATGCTTCAATATCCCAACTCAAAATTTGAGTTCCCTTGATTTGTCTCATAATATTGGGAATTGGAATATTGGGTTTGATATTATTCAAGAACTTATTCGAGCAGCTGATTGTATTGACTCCAACGAGATACAGCTCGCCCGCGTGATATTGGACAGGCTAAATCACCGGTTACAGTCACCGGTTGGCAAACCACTCCAAAGAGCTGCCTTCTTCTTCAAAGAAGCTCTTCAATTTCTTCTCACTGGATCTCCTCGGCCACCAACTCGACTTGCTTCATGGTCCGAAGTTGTCCAAACGATAAGGGTTTACAAGGCCTTCTCAGGTATCTCTCCTATCCCCATGTTTACTCATTTCACTGCAAATCAAGCCCTTCTCGAAACCCTCGACGGTTCTCCTCCATTCCTTCACGTGATAGATTTCGATATTGGCCTTGGCTGCCAGTATGCTTCCTTCATGAGAGAGCTTGTTGAGAAAGCGGACTCTTGCAAGCTTTCCTCTCCAGTTCTTCGAATCACAGCTATAGTAACGGAGGATTACGCCATTGAAACCCAGTTGATTAAACAGTGTCTTTCCCAGTATGCTTTTGAACTCAAGATCAGATTCCAGATTGAGTTCGTCCTTCTCCGTACCTTTGAAGTGCTATCTTTTAAATCAATCAACTTCATGGAAAGAGAGAAAACAACCGTTCTATTATCTCCAGCATTCTTTCGTCGTCTGAGTTCAAGCATCAGTATCACCGCCTTTGCAACCGATCTCCGACGAGTCTCCGCGGGAGTCGTAGTTGTTGTAGATAGTGAAGGGTGGTCTGAATCCGGATCATCATCGTTTAGGAGGAATTTCGTGAACGGCCTTGAGTTTTTCTCCATGGTATTTGAGTCTCTTGATGCTGCAGCTGCTGGTGGAGACTTGGCGAGAAAAATCGAGATGTTGTTATTAAAACCAAGAATTTTTTCCTTCGTTGAGGGTTGCGAAAGGAGGGTGGCAACGCCGTGGAAAGAGGAGTTCTGTGGGGCGGGAATGAGGCCGATGGCTTTCAGTCAATTTGCTGATTTTCAAGCCGAATGTTTACTGGGGAAGGTGCAAGTCAGAGGGTTCTACGTGGCAAAACGACAAGCTGAGTTGGTGCTTTGTTGGCACGAAAGGCCACTCATAGCCACATCAGCATGGAAGTGTTAG